In a genomic window of Sarcophilus harrisii chromosome 4, mSarHar1.11, whole genome shotgun sequence:
- the CERS2 gene encoding ceramide synthase 2 isoform X2, giving the protein MLQILYDYFWWERLWLPVNLTWADLEDRDGRIYAKASDLYITLPLALLFLIIRYFFEIYVATPLAALLNVKEKTRLRASPNPTLENFYCTSGKHPKQAEVELLSRKSGLSSRQVERWFRRRRNQDRPSLLKKFREASWRFTFYLIAFIAGMAVIVDKPWFYDMKEVWKGYPIQSTIPSQYWYYMIELSFYWSLLFSIASDVKRKDFKEQVIHHVATIILISFSWCANYIRAGTLIMALHDSSDYLLESAKMFNYAGWKNTCNTIFIVFAIVFIITRLVILPFWILHCTIVYPLQLYPAFFGYYFFNSMMGVLQVLHIFWAYLILRMALKFVTGKLVEDERSDREETESSEGDEAITSGGMKNHHLANGHPILNNNHRKND; this is encoded by the exons ATGCTGCAGATCCTCTATGATTACTTCTGGTGGGAGCGATTGTGGCTACCTGTGAACCTGACCTGGGCTGACCTGGAGGACCGCGATGGACGCATCTACGCCAAGGCTTCTGACCTTTACATCACTTTGCCCTTGGCTCTGCTCTTCCTTATTATCCGATACTTCTTCGAGAT TTATGTGGCTACCCCGCTGGCTGCCCTCCTAAATGTGAAGGAGAAAACCCGACTTCGAGCATCCCCCAACCCAACCCTGGAGAACTTCTACTGTACCAGTGGCAAACACCCCAAACAG GCAGAGGTGGAGCTCTTGTCCCGGAAGAGCGGGCTCTCTAGCCGTCAGGTGGAGCGATGGTTCCGGAGACGCCGAAATCAGGACCGGCCTAGTCTGCTCAAGAAGTTCCGGGAGGCCAG TTGGAGATTCACCTTTTATCTTATTGCCTTCATCGCCGGCATGGCCGTCATTGTGGAT AAACCTTGGTTCTATGACATGAAAGAAGTATGGAAAGGTTATCCCATACAG tCTACCATCCCTTCCCAGTACTGGTATTACATGATAGAACTCTCCTTCTACTGGTCCCTACTCTTCAGTATTGCTTCTGATGTGAAACGAAAG GATTTCAAAGAACAGGTAATCCACCACGTGGCCACCATCATACTCATCAGTTTCTCCTGGTGTGCCAACTACATCCGAGCCGGGACGCTCATCATGGCTCTCCATGACTCCTCCGACTACCTGCTGGAG TCAGCCAAGATGTTCAACTACGCCGGATGGAAAAACACGTGCAACACTATCTTCATTGTCTTTGCCATTGTCTTCATCATCACTCGACTGGTCATCTTGCCCTTCTG GATCCTCCACTGCACAATAGTGTACCCTCTGCAGCTGTATCCTGCCTTTTTTGGATATTACTTCTTTAACTCCATGATGGGTGTGCTGCAAGTGCTGCATATCTTCTGGGCCTACCTCATCCTTCGCATGGCCCTCAAATTTGTAACTGGAAAG CTGGTAGAAGATGAGCGCAGCGATCGGGAGGAGACGGAAAGCTCTGAGGGTGATGAGGCTATCACCAGTGGGGGAATGAAGAACCATCATCTAGCCAACGGTCACCCCATCCTTAACAATAACCACAGAAAAAATGACTGA
- the CERS2 gene encoding ceramide synthase 2 isoform X1, whose product MGMLQILYDYFWWERLWLPVNLTWADLEDRDGRIYAKASDLYITLPLALLFLIIRYFFEIYVATPLAALLNVKEKTRLRASPNPTLENFYCTSGKHPKQAEVELLSRKSGLSSRQVERWFRRRRNQDRPSLLKKFREASWRFTFYLIAFIAGMAVIVDKPWFYDMKEVWKGYPIQSTIPSQYWYYMIELSFYWSLLFSIASDVKRKDFKEQVIHHVATIILISFSWCANYIRAGTLIMALHDSSDYLLESAKMFNYAGWKNTCNTIFIVFAIVFIITRLVILPFWILHCTIVYPLQLYPAFFGYYFFNSMMGVLQVLHIFWAYLILRMALKFVTGKLVEDERSDREETESSEGDEAITSGGMKNHHLANGHPILNNNHRKND is encoded by the exons atggg GATGCTGCAGATCCTCTATGATTACTTCTGGTGGGAGCGATTGTGGCTACCTGTGAACCTGACCTGGGCTGACCTGGAGGACCGCGATGGACGCATCTACGCCAAGGCTTCTGACCTTTACATCACTTTGCCCTTGGCTCTGCTCTTCCTTATTATCCGATACTTCTTCGAGAT TTATGTGGCTACCCCGCTGGCTGCCCTCCTAAATGTGAAGGAGAAAACCCGACTTCGAGCATCCCCCAACCCAACCCTGGAGAACTTCTACTGTACCAGTGGCAAACACCCCAAACAG GCAGAGGTGGAGCTCTTGTCCCGGAAGAGCGGGCTCTCTAGCCGTCAGGTGGAGCGATGGTTCCGGAGACGCCGAAATCAGGACCGGCCTAGTCTGCTCAAGAAGTTCCGGGAGGCCAG TTGGAGATTCACCTTTTATCTTATTGCCTTCATCGCCGGCATGGCCGTCATTGTGGAT AAACCTTGGTTCTATGACATGAAAGAAGTATGGAAAGGTTATCCCATACAG tCTACCATCCCTTCCCAGTACTGGTATTACATGATAGAACTCTCCTTCTACTGGTCCCTACTCTTCAGTATTGCTTCTGATGTGAAACGAAAG GATTTCAAAGAACAGGTAATCCACCACGTGGCCACCATCATACTCATCAGTTTCTCCTGGTGTGCCAACTACATCCGAGCCGGGACGCTCATCATGGCTCTCCATGACTCCTCCGACTACCTGCTGGAG TCAGCCAAGATGTTCAACTACGCCGGATGGAAAAACACGTGCAACACTATCTTCATTGTCTTTGCCATTGTCTTCATCATCACTCGACTGGTCATCTTGCCCTTCTG GATCCTCCACTGCACAATAGTGTACCCTCTGCAGCTGTATCCTGCCTTTTTTGGATATTACTTCTTTAACTCCATGATGGGTGTGCTGCAAGTGCTGCATATCTTCTGGGCCTACCTCATCCTTCGCATGGCCCTCAAATTTGTAACTGGAAAG CTGGTAGAAGATGAGCGCAGCGATCGGGAGGAGACGGAAAGCTCTGAGGGTGATGAGGCTATCACCAGTGGGGGAATGAAGAACCATCATCTAGCCAACGGTCACCCCATCCTTAACAATAACCACAGAAAAAATGACTGA